The DNA window GATGGTGGAACTTTGGTCGCTATCAAACGAGCTAAAAAGGTTTGGATTTGGAACGATGAGGTTACTTATCTTTGATTAAAATTTATGGGTTCAAGTTTAACTAAGAAATGGATCAACATTTTGATTGTTTTGTAGAGTGTATATGATAAGCATTTGGGTGTGGAATTCCAAAGTGAAGTAACAACACTGGCACAAGTGGAACATTTGAATTTGGTTAGGTTTTATGGGTACTTAGAGCATGGAGATGAAAGAGTTGTGGTTGTCGAGTATGTCCCCAATGGAACTCTAAGGGAACACTTGGATGGTGAGTTCTTGttgtttcttcttcctctttattCTGGAATTTCCAGActtcaaataatcaaattatgaGAAAAAATTTGCTGCAGGTGTTAATGGAAAAGAACTTGACTTTGCTTCGAGGCTTGATATAGCCATTGATGTGGCCCATGCAATCACCTATCTTCATATGTATACAGGTTTGCTTTTTTTATTTCTGGGGTTTCAAAAACAAGAGCTTTGATCTTCTTTGATGAAATAATTAGATCATGAATTGAATTCTATGTAGATCACCCAATTATTCACAGAGATATAAAGTCTTCCAACATTCTCCTTACCGAAAAGCTCCGAGCCAAGGTCACTGACTTTGGCTTCGCCAGGCTGGCCGCAGATACGGACTCTGGTGCAACCCATGTGTCAACCCAGGTAAAAGGCACTGCTGGCTACCTGGACCCAGAATACCTAAGAACCTATCAACTTACAGAAAAGAGTGATGTTTATTCATTTGGAGTATTATTAGTTGAACTAGTCACAGGCAGGCGCCCCATTGAACCAAAACGGGAAATCAAGGAGCGGATAACACCAAAATGGGTGTGCATTGAAACCCTTTCCCTTCTCTCTTGATATCTTCAATCATCCTTTTCATGAATGAAGTTACTgatgcattttttttttgtaattccaGGCAATGAAAAAGTTTACAGACGGTGATGCCATATCAACTTTGGACCCTAGGCTAGAACTGACTGCTGGGATTAACTTAGccctcgaaaagattcttgaacTAGCCTTGCAATGCCTGGCTCCCCGTAGGCAGAGTCGGCCTAGTATGAGGAGGTGTGGGGAGGTCTTATGGAGCATCCGTAAGGATTTTAGAGAACAATCAGCTTTAGACTTTCGCTCTCTTTCATCAAACTCTCAAAGGAGTGCTTCAGTTAAAGAGCAATAAACAAAGGTATGATTTACATGCAAACCTAGTACAAATCGTCCTCTGTATTGTTTGTACCAGTGTTTTTAAAGCTAAATCTTCAAGGTAACTGCAACGTTATTGCATCTTGAGGTTCGGCTTTGTGTAAAAGTGTGTATATACACTATAATGTgtacccttaaatttttttaattcttttttatatattgggAACATATATACATCCCTTATTCGTGTTTGAGCTCACGTGGACACAAAATATTGATAAATCTAAAGCACTTTATCATAtcgataaataaaaattaattatgaaaaatattgaaaaaaaaatccaaatactTTTTACAGTTGCAAGATAGAAAAACCTGCATCTATTGCTCACACTTTGCTTTCCCCAAAGGCTAAAAGATTTTGGGTCACATTGCTAAGCTGCTTCAGTTCTTTACCCGACCTATTGGTGTATACATTATATACACAGGAGAAGATAATCCTGGAAAAAGGTGGTAAATAGgccaatttaccaaaaaaagggAAAGATATTGAAGAGGTCGAATATTATTTTGGGTCTACAAATTACTATATTGCCAGATGAAACTTTTTTCCTGCATGTTTTGATGGTAACTTGTTTCCTTATGTGAAGTTCAATTCTCTGAAAAATCTTCCTTCTTCCTATGCACCTTGAGAGAGAGAATCCTGCTGAGTCAACTGATAGTTTGCGTCGGTGGGTGTTCTGTTCCCACTATTTATGGTTATTACTTTTGAacagaggaagaagaaagaagatgaatatATGGCAACATGCCAAACACTGCATGGAAACAGTCAAACATGGGAGAGAGTGAGAGAGATCTAAGCAATTTTATATA is part of the Gossypium hirsutum isolate 1008001.06 chromosome D11, Gossypium_hirsutum_v2.1, whole genome shotgun sequence genome and encodes:
- the LOC121203029 gene encoding calmodulin-binding receptor-like cytoplasmic kinase 2 yields the protein MTSSTSSSRSRNPSSGIRSTPDRSAYSPSFSSYTASTASRSGRNPVKVAVRSIAGAFVACFTPPETDDSNNLKVSNEFGAPSAASETSRMRGQNRGIYSNSTKERAPGSMKFTIEEIFKATRNFSPAFKIGQGGFGTVYKGKLDGGTLVAIKRAKKSVYDKHLGVEFQSEVTTLAQVEHLNLVRFYGYLEHGDERVVVVEYVPNGTLREHLDGVNGKELDFASRLDIAIDVAHAITYLHMYTDHPIIHRDIKSSNILLTEKLRAKVTDFGFARLAADTDSGATHVSTQVKGTAGYLDPEYLRTYQLTEKSDVYSFGVLLVELVTGRRPIEPKREIKERITPKWAMKKFTDGDAISTLDPRLELTAGINLALEKILELALQCLAPRRQSRPSMRRCGEVLWSIRKDFREQSALDFRSLSSNSQRSASVKEQ